CATAACTGGAAAATAGTGAGGAAAATAGAATGCCGAATTTAAATGAAAATTATTTGAAACTGCAGGAAAATTATCTTTTTTCGGAGATTGCACACCGTGTTGCTGCGTATACGAAGCAGCATCCGGAAAAAAATGTGATACGTCTGGGAATCGGAGATGTCACACGTCCTCTGTGTCAGTGTGCCGGAGAGGCACTTCTTGAAGGGGCAAAAGAGATGATGTCTGCGGATACGTTTAAAGGATATGGCCCGGAGCAAGGGTATGAAGATATCAGAAAAGCCATTGTGGACTATTACAAAAGAAGTGGTGTAGAGATCGATGCGTCTGCCGTATTTGTGTCAGACGGGGCAAAGAGTGATACAGGAAATATCACGGATCTGTTTGCACACGACAATGTGATCCTGATCCCGACACCGGTTTATCCTGTCTATGTGGACTCCAATGTTATGTGCGGAAATAAAGTGGAGTATATTGAGGGAAATGCAGACAATGACTTCCTTCCGATGCCGGACTGGGATCAGCATGCGGATATCATTTATATCTGTTCGCCAAACAATCCGACCGGCGCATGCTATAACAAAAGCCAGTTAAAAGAGTGGGTGGATTATGCGCTGAAGAATCAGGCAGTGATCCTTTTTGATGCGGCTTATGAGGCGTTTGTGTCTGATCCGGAACTTCCGAGAAGTATCTATGCCGTAGAAGGGGCAAAACAGTGCGCGATTGAGTTCTGTTCACTTTCCAAAACAGCGGGATTTACCGGAACCAGATGTGGATATACGATCGTTCCGCAGGAACTGGTATTTACAGCGTCCGCAGGAGAAGAGATGTCGCTCAATGCCATGTGGAACAGACGTCAGTGCACAAAATACAATGGTACTTCCTATATTGTACAGAAAGCGGCAGCGGCAGTGTTCAGTGAGGAAGGTATCCATCAGTGTCAGGAGAATCTGGAATACTACAGGGAGAATGCGCGTGTCATTACAGATACACTTTCAGATCTTGGCATCCGGTTTTATGGAGGGGTACATTCCCCGTATGTCTGGTTTGAATGCCCGAAGGACATGGATTCCTGGACGTTTTTTGACTATCTGCTGCATGAGATCCAGGTAGTCGGAACGCCCGGAGCCGGATTTGGAGAGAATGGAAAACGCTATTTCCGTCTGACTTCATTTGGTACTTACGAGAATACAGTAGAGGCAATGACGCGCTTCCAGGATCTTCTGGAAACAAAATAAAAAACGGAAGTTAGTATTCTCTGATAGGAAAAGTTTTCTTTCTTAAAAAAACATGAAGTTTATGACAGTAAGAGCCAAATATGGTATACTAATAGAGACTAAGTGAGAAGGGAGATTTTCCAAGTTGAGAGGAGAACACCAGATGGAAGACGCGATCAAGAATTATGAAGACGTGGACAGTTGGAAGACCGTCATTTTCTTATATAATGCAGCAATGAAAGAGGTAGGGACGAAGCTGGAAATCCTCAATGATGAGTTTCAGCACGTACATAAATATAACCCGATTGAGCATATCAAGACAAGGATCAAGACGCCGGAGAGTATCGTAAAAAAGCTCAAACGATACGGCTATGAGACTTCAATTGAGAATATGCTCCGCTATATCAATGACATTGCAGGCGTACGGCTGATCTGTTCATTTACTTCCGATATTTACCGCCTGGCGGAGATGATCGGGAATCAAAGTGACTTAAAAGTGCTGGCAATTAAGGATTACATCAAAAAGCCGAAAGAGAGCGGATATAAGAGTTACCATATGCTGGTTTCCGTGCCGATCTTTCTGTCGGACAGTGTGGTAGATACCAAGGTAGAGATTCAGATCCGCACCATTGCGATGGATTTCTGGGCCAGTCTTGAGCACAAGATCTATTATAAGTTTGAAGGTGACGCACCGGATTATATCAGTCGTGAGCTGCAGGAGTGTGCGCAGATGGTGTCCGAGCTGGATGATAAGATGCTCTCTCTGAATGAGGCAATACAGGCATGTCTGGAAGTGGAGAATACGCCGGTACCTGTTGAGCTGGTAAAGGAGAATCAGGAACAGGAGAAGAAGCAGGAAGATATCGTAGAGCATATTTTGGGAAAAGAATCGTGATAGAAAAACAGCCGTGGCTGCCATGAAAAGTGGCAGCTACGGCTGTTTTTTTTGAGTCTGCTTTAAGATTTTTTCGTGCATTACGAACATAAGAACCAAGATGAAAAGCAGATATACCGGGAATAAGGCTGGGCTGATCGTATTTACGATCCATCCGAATACAGGCGGCATAAGGCAGGTTCCGATATAGGCAGACGCCATTTGTACGCCGATCATTGCCTGGGATCGATGTGCACCGAAATGCTCCGGTGTGGAGTGGATGATGCACGGATAAACCGGGGCGCATCCAAGTCCGATAAAAAGCAGTCCTAAAAGGGCAGTTACTTCTCCGATCGGTAATAGCAACAATATGATACCTGATAATATCACACATTGTCCCAGCCGTATCATCTGAGTGTCATTGAGTTTTAGGGTTAAAAATCCGCTGAGTGCCCTTCCTGCAGTGATTCCAATGAAAAACAGGCTGGCAAATCCGGCGGCAGTTTCAGAAGTCAGCCCCCAGTGTAAAACCAGATAGCTGCTGCCCCAAAGTCCGGTTGTCTGTTCCAGAGCACAGTAACAGAAAAACGTGATCATAATTTCTTTTGCACCTGAAATCCGAACAATCTGAGAGAGAGAAAGCGCCTGTTCGTGATATGACGCAGCAGTATGACTGCTTTTGGTAGGAACAGTTGGCTTTTTCCAAAGGGGTAGGCTGAACAGCAGTACGGCCGTCAGCAGGATCTGAAGAATGGAAATATAGCGGTATCCCATATTCCAGCTGTGTCCGTTTGATAATGCGTATCCCATAATATAGGGACCAAGGGAAGCTCCGACTCCCCACATACAATGCAGCCAGCTCATATGGCGGCTTGTATAATGAAGCGCAACATAATTGTTGAGTGCCGCATCTACGCATCCGGCACCGAGACCATAAGGAACGGCCCACAGACAAAGCGCGATAAATGTATGGCTTGTGGAAAATCCGAATAGTGCAGCTGCAGTCATGAAAACACTGACAGCGGTGATCTTTCCTGCACCGAAACGTTTAGTCAGACGGTCGCTTAGCAGGCTGGAGATGATGGTTCCGACTGCAATGATCATGGAAATCCCGCCGGCATAGGAAACAGGTACAGAAAATTCACGATACATCGTGGGCCAGGCTGAGCCTAAAAGAGAATCCGGCAATCCAAGACTAATAAATGCCAGATAAATAACAGCTAACAATAGTTGAAACATATATAACCTCCTGCTTGAATGTTCTTGTGTAATAATATCGACATAGCAAGCTTGATACAACTTAATTTCCGACATATAATATAAAAAAAACGCCAAGTTTGAAAAGGAGATGTGAATATGGCACTGCAGGAGTGCAGATTGAATCTGAATCAGAAATTAAAAGAACTCCGGCCGCATGGAACGCTGGAATTTCCATGTGCGGGGTATTCTTCATACTATACAGGGCGGCAGGAGGACAGCATTCCGTGGCACTGGCATGAAGAGATTGAGATGGTATATGTTGCAGAAGGCAGGTTGGAATTAAAAATACCATCGGAATCGTTTTATGTTGAAACAGGAGATGCGTTTGTAATCAATTCCAATGTGCTCCACTATGCGATCGCTGCGGATTATTGTAAACTACATTCTCTGGTGTTTCATCCTACGCTTATTTTAGGAAATGAAGATTCGGTTTTTGCAAAAAAGTATGTACGTCCGCTCGTATCCTGTCACGCATTTTCCGGCTGTGCGGTTTCCCGGTTTGAGAATGCACATGTGATTCAGTGGTTTTGCAGTGCGTTTGACGCGATCGTACAGGAACCTCCGGGATTTGAATTTGTCGTTAGGGAGAATTTATCTAGAGTTTGTTTTTTCCTGACAGAAAAATTTAAAGATGAGCTGGAGGTACCGGAGACACTTCAAAGTCAGGACAATTTGCGGATACGAAAAATGTTGGAGTATATCCAGAGATATTATTTTGATGATATTAAGCTGGCGGATATTGCGAAGGCGGCAGACATCGGAGAAAGAGAATGTTTGCGCTGTTTTCAGAAGACAATACAGCTTTCGCCCATCCAGTATGTTTTGAAGTACAGGATCATACGGGGAGCGGAAATGCTTTTGCATAATCCGGAAAACAGCATTTCTGAAATAGCAACTGCCTGTGGTTTTGAAAGTCCCAGTAATTTTTCTAAGATATTCAAACGGTTTTATAAGTGTACGCCGAGAGAGTATCGGAAAAAAGAAAATGATTAGTAAACAAAAATATGGTTTACTAAAATTAAAAATACATTTTGGTAAACTGAGGTAAAAAGTAAACTATATATAATATTTATGAAGTGGGTTTTAGAACCCGCTTTTATATGCATAATACACAAAAAATATATCAATAATTCGTTAATAAATTACAAAAACAAGAAAAGTGTACAAGAAATATTTGACTTTAGGTAAAACTGGTTTATAATCAAGTTATAGTTAACCGGTTACTAAAAGCGAGATGAGTAAGACAGAAGAAAAAGGAAGGAAAAGGAGAAAGGCAAATGATAGGAATTATCGTTGCGGGACATGGAAATTTTCCGACAGGGATCATGAGCGCAGTAAGCCTCATTGCAGGAAATCCTGAGCATATAAAGGCGGTAGATTTTGTGAAGGGAATGTCCTCACAGGAATTAAAACAGAAGTTAGAAGAGCAGATGGAGGCGCTGGGGACTTCTGAGATCCTGGTCATGACAGATCTGTTGGGAGGAACCCCGTTTAATGTGGCATCCGGCATCAAAACAGAGAGTGGAAAAAGTATCAAAGTGCTGGCAGGAACGAACCTGGCTATGGCAGTGGAAGCAATCTTTTCTAGAGAGCTGATGGGATTGGAAGAACTGGCAGAAATTATCAGGCAGAGCGCAAAAGATGGTGTGGAGGACTTTGACAGTCTTGGAAATGATGATGAGATGATATTTGAAGACGGTGTCTGATCGCAAAGAGGGAAATCATGATTAAGAAGATAAATATTGAAGAGATTAAAAAACGAGAAGAGTTTTTGTACGGTAAACTGTTAACACGCAAAGAGGTAGAATATGCGCTGGAAGAGGCAAAGGCTTCTGTAAAAAGAAACATGGAGTATCTGAATGGAAAGTTTCCGTTTTCAGCAGCCTATAATTCTGAGCCGTTTCCATCAGAACGGGACGGAATGTACCCGATTACAGAAAATGTAGAGTGGACGACGGGATTCTGGACAGGACTAATCTGGCTGATGTATGACTGGAGCAGGGAGGAATGTTTTAAAGAACTCGGAATGGCAGATGTAAGATCGTTTAAAGAACGTGTAGAAAAACGGATCGATCTGAACCATCATGATCTTGGATTTCTGTACTCTCCATCCTGTGTGGCAGCATATCAGCTCTGCCAGTCCGAGGAAGGAAAGCAGGCAGCGCTTCAGGCAGCGGATATTCTGATGGAGCGTTACCGGGAAAACGGACATTTCATTCAGGCATGGGGAAATGTAGGAGATCCGAAGGACTACCGTCTGATCATTGACTGTATGCTGAACATTCCACTGTTATACTGGAAGAGCAGAGTGACAGGGGATGAGCGGTATGAAAAGGCGGCAAGAGAACATTTTATTACCTCCTGTAACAATGTAGTGAGGGATGATGCATCCGCTTATCACACATTTTATTTTGATCCGGAGACAGGAGAACCTGTTAAAGGAGTCACACGTCAGGGATATTCTGATGATTCGGCATGGGCAAGAGGTCAGGCGTGGGGAATCTACGGAATCGCATTGAACTACAGAAATTCCAATATTGGGGAAGCGTTTGATCTGTTCAAGGGAATGACAAATTATTTCCTCAACCGACTTCCACAGGATAATGTATGCTACTGGGATTTGATTTTCGGAGACGGTTCCGGACAGTCCAGGGATTCTTCGGCAGCGGCAGTCGCAGTATGCGGAATGCAGGAGATGTGTAAATATCTGCCGGAGACAGATGAGGATAAGGAGGTTTATAAGTATGCAATGCATACGATCCTGCGTTCGCTGATTGAAAATTATGCCAACCATTCTCATAAACCGGGAGAGGCGCTTCTTTTACATGGAGTCTATTCCTGGCATTCCGGCAAAGGGATCGATGTAGGAAATATCTGGGGAGACTATTATTATGTAGAAGCTCTGGTACGGTTTTTGAAAGACTGGAAGGTATGGTGGTAAAATACCGATTTTTATTTATGGGAGGAAAAGAAAGATGACAGACAAACCAAATATCGCAGCGCTGCGTATTGATGAGCGTCTTGTCCACGGACAGGGACAGCTCTGGATCAAAACATTAGGAGTCAACACTGTGATCGTTGCGAATGACGAGGCGGCAAATGATCCGATTCAGCAGACACTGATGAAAACAGTAATTCCGAAAACGATTGCAATGAGATTTTTCACAGTTCAGCATACCTGTGATGTGATTTATAAGGCTTCTCCGAAACAGGTCATGTTCATCATCTGTAAGTCGGCAGAAGATGCACTGAAGCTGGTAGAGGGAGGTGTTCCGGTGACAGAGATCAATGTGGGAAATATCCACAGAGCACCGGGAAAACAGGAGATCAGCCCATACATTGCACTTGGGGAAGAAGACAGGGATGCGCTCCGAACTCTGAAAGAGAAATACAACGTTACATTCAATACAAAATCAACACCAACGGGTGCGGATACAGCATCCAATGTTGATATTACAAAATATTTATAGGAACGAATATCTATAAGGAGGAAGAGAAATGGAAATTACAATTGTACAGGCCGTTTTGATCGGACTTTGGACAGGTGTCTGCCTTAGTGGTATGCTTTTGGGAATTTACACGAACCGTTGTCTGATCATGGCTACCGGAGTAGGTTTGATTTTAGGAGATCTGCCGACAGGACTGGCAATGGGGGCAGTCGGAGAGCTGGCATTTATGGGATTCGGAGTATCTCAGGGAGGAAGTGTACCGCCGAACCCGATGGGGCCTGGAATCATAGGAAGTATTATGGCGATCACAATGAAAGGCGCAGGAGTAGATGTTGCGACAGCCCTTGCATTATCGTTCCCGTTTGCGGTTGCATTCCAGTTTGTAATCACACTTGTTTACACAGCAATGGCAGGTGTCAGCGCCACAGCGACAAAAGCGCTGGAAAACAAACAGTTTAAAAAATTCAGACTCTGCTGCAATCTCACCGTTTGGGTTTTCCTCGTGCTTGGCTTTGTGATCGGATTTGCAGGTGCAATGAGTGCAGAAGGTCTGGAGAAAGTGATCAGTCTGATTCCAACATGGCTGAATACGGGGCTGAGTGTAGCAGGAGCAATGCTTCCGGCAATTGGATTTGCCATGATCTTAAATGTAATGGCAAAGAAAGAACTGATCCCATTTGTACTGCTTGGATATTGTGCGATCGCATACTTTAAGCTGCCGATCATCGGTGTTGCGATCCTTGGAACAACAGTTGCACTTTTGGTTCATTTCTATACAGGAAAAGGAAACAAATCAGGTACAGAAACAGAAGAAGTGGAGGTTGAATTTGAAGATGGCATCTAATAAATTACAGAAAAAAGATTATACAAGAGCATCGCTGAGAGCATACTTCCTTCAGAATGGTATGAACTACAGTAACTATCAGGGACTTGGATATGCCAACATGCTGTATCCGGGACTGCGCAAGATTTATGACGATGATGATCAGTTAAGAGATGCACTGAAAGAAAATGTGGAATTCTTCAATACAAACCCAAGTATGGTACCATTCATCGGAAACCTTCATCTTGCGATGCTTGATGGCGGAGCCAATGCAAAAGAAGTAAAATCCATTAAAATGGCATTGATGGGACCAATGGCAGGAATCGGAGATTCATTGTCTCAGTTCTGTCTGGCACCGCTGTTTGCGACAATCGGTGCGTCGCTTGCACAGGATGGACTGATCCTGGGACCGGCGATTTTCTTCCTTGGAATGAATATCACGCTTCTGATCATCAAATTATTGATGGGTAACTGGGGACATAAGCTTGGGGCAAGTATCATTGAAAAGCTGAGCAGCTATATGGAACAGATTTCCACAATCGCAGGAATGATCGGTGTTACGGTAATCTCCGGTCTGGCAGTTAATTTTGTGAAGATTTCTACGAAGCTGCAGTATGTGGCACAGGTTTCGGAGACAGAAGAGAAAATCATTTCTCTGCAGGAGATGTTGGATGCGATGCTTCCTAATATGCTTGCTGTATTGTATACCGGCTTGATGTTCTATCTGATCAAAAAGAAAAAATGGAGTACATACAAACTGGTTATCTTTACGATTATCGTGGGAATCCTTCTTTCTGTGATCGGTATACTTGGATAAAATAGAAAATGTATTGAGGATGTGGGATGTTTAGCGGAAATAAACATCCCATAACTGGTTTTACGAAACGGGAGATATAGATATGGGTTCACAGATAGAACAATTAAAAAATAGAGCGAAGGAATATGCAAAAGCATATCATGAAAAAGAAGTAAAGCGGAGTGTACACAAAGGAGAAATGGAAGAAATTCTGCGCCAGGCAGACTGGCTGATGGAACAAAAATTTTGCTTTTGTGACCGTTGGGATATGGAGCCATGCAGTACGGTATATGAAGTTTCACCGTTTTCCTGGGATGCCTGCCCGAACGGAGATCCGGAATGGATATATATGCTCAACAGGCAAGAGTATCTGAAAAAAATGCTTATGGCATACTGGTACACCGGACAGGAGCGGTATGTGGAAGGGATGAAGCAGTATATTCTGCACTGGGTAAGGCAAAACACGAAGGAAACATTCGGCTCTCTGATGACAAGGACGATCGACACCGGAATCCGGTGCGCATCCTGGACACCATTGCTTCTGCATCTTCTTGCCAAGGAGCACATCAAAGAAGAGGAACTGTTTGAAATTTTAGAAAGTATGGAACAGCAGTTTTTATATCTGTACCAAAGCTATGTGCCGAAATACCGGCAGAGCAACTGGGGTGTTTTACAGACGACTTCGATTCTGCAGAATGCGGCATGGTTTGGAGAATGTTTCTGTCTGGAAGAGATGAAACGGATCGCAGAGTGGGCAAAGGATGAGCTGCTTTATCAGCTGGAATCTCAGATTTATGGGGACGGCTCTCATTGGGAGCAGTCCATGATGTACCATATTGAAGTGCTTAATTCCGTAACGACAATGCTGGTGTTCAGAAAAAGAGCGGGTGTGGAGACTTCGAAAAGAATTGAGGAAATCCTGTATGGAATGTACGATTATGTGATGCATGCGGCGGGGCCGGATCATTTTCAGATTGCGCAGGGAGACAGTGATGTGACGGACATCCGGGATGTGATGACAAGAGGCGCCATGCTGTTTGAAGAGAGCGCATTTAAATATGCGGGATATGAGGAGCCGGATCTGGAGAGCATATGGTGTTTTGGAATGGAGCAGAAAGAGCAGTATCTGAAACTGAAATCAAAACAGCCGGAAACATTGAACGGTCTTTATACAGACAGCGGAAACTTTTATTACAGAAGCGGTTGGGAGATAGACAGCAACTATACGTATCTTCATAATGGGCCGCTTGGAAGCTCCCATGGACATTCGGAATTGACACATATATGTAATTATTACAAAGGAAAAGCGTTTCTGACAGACAGCGGCCGATATTCTTATATAGAAGGAGAACTGAGAAACCGTTTGAAATCTCCGGAGGCACATAATGTTTCTGTGATTAAAGGCTGTCCGATGGGAGTGCCGGACGGTTCCTGGAGTTACGCATATTTTGCAGACAGTCTGAACAATTACTGCAAAACGATTGAGGGGATCCACTATGCAGAGATGCCGTATGTGATGCAAAATAAACAAAAAGAGCCTGCATACTGCTGCAGAAGGATTCTAATCTTTCCGGAGGGAATCTGGCTGCTCAGTGATGACCTTCGTATGGCGGGAACGCAGGAAAGTACCATGTATTTCCATCTGGCACCGGAGGTGATTGTAAAGGAACAAAAA
This window of the Mediterraneibacter gnavus ATCC 29149 genome carries:
- a CDS encoding LL-diaminopimelate aminotransferase — translated: MPNLNENYLKLQENYLFSEIAHRVAAYTKQHPEKNVIRLGIGDVTRPLCQCAGEALLEGAKEMMSADTFKGYGPEQGYEDIRKAIVDYYKRSGVEIDASAVFVSDGAKSDTGNITDLFAHDNVILIPTPVYPVYVDSNVMCGNKVEYIEGNADNDFLPMPDWDQHADIIYICSPNNPTGACYNKSQLKEWVDYALKNQAVILFDAAYEAFVSDPELPRSIYAVEGAKQCAIEFCSLSKTAGFTGTRCGYTIVPQELVFTASAGEEMSLNAMWNRRQCTKYNGTSYIVQKAAAAVFSEEGIHQCQENLEYYRENARVITDTLSDLGIRFYGGVHSPYVWFECPKDMDSWTFFDYLLHEIQVVGTPGAGFGENGKRYFRLTSFGTYENTVEAMTRFQDLLETK
- a CDS encoding GTP pyrophosphokinase; this translates as MEDAIKNYEDVDSWKTVIFLYNAAMKEVGTKLEILNDEFQHVHKYNPIEHIKTRIKTPESIVKKLKRYGYETSIENMLRYINDIAGVRLICSFTSDIYRLAEMIGNQSDLKVLAIKDYIKKPKESGYKSYHMLVSVPIFLSDSVVDTKVEIQIRTIAMDFWASLEHKIYYKFEGDAPDYISRELQECAQMVSELDDKMLSLNEAIQACLEVENTPVPVELVKENQEQEKKQEDIVEHILGKES
- a CDS encoding MFS transporter, producing the protein MFQLLLAVIYLAFISLGLPDSLLGSAWPTMYREFSVPVSYAGGISMIIAVGTIISSLLSDRLTKRFGAGKITAVSVFMTAAALFGFSTSHTFIALCLWAVPYGLGAGCVDAALNNYVALHYTSRHMSWLHCMWGVGASLGPYIMGYALSNGHSWNMGYRYISILQILLTAVLLFSLPLWKKPTVPTKSSHTAASYHEQALSLSQIVRISGAKEIMITFFCYCALEQTTGLWGSSYLVLHWGLTSETAAGFASLFFIGITAGRALSGFLTLKLNDTQMIRLGQCVILSGIILLLLPIGEVTALLGLLFIGLGCAPVYPCIIHSTPEHFGAHRSQAMIGVQMASAYIGTCLMPPVFGWIVNTISPALFPVYLLFILVLMFVMHEKILKQTQKKQP
- a CDS encoding AraC family transcriptional regulator, whose translation is MALQECRLNLNQKLKELRPHGTLEFPCAGYSSYYTGRQEDSIPWHWHEEIEMVYVAEGRLELKIPSESFYVETGDAFVINSNVLHYAIAADYCKLHSLVFHPTLILGNEDSVFAKKYVRPLVSCHAFSGCAVSRFENAHVIQWFCSAFDAIVQEPPGFEFVVRENLSRVCFFLTEKFKDELEVPETLQSQDNLRIRKMLEYIQRYYFDDIKLADIAKAADIGERECLRCFQKTIQLSPIQYVLKYRIIRGAEMLLHNPENSISEIATACGFESPSNFSKIFKRFYKCTPREYRKKEND
- a CDS encoding PTS sugar transporter subunit IIA, with product MIGIIVAGHGNFPTGIMSAVSLIAGNPEHIKAVDFVKGMSSQELKQKLEEQMEALGTSEILVMTDLLGGTPFNVASGIKTESGKSIKVLAGTNLAMAVEAIFSRELMGLEELAEIIRQSAKDGVEDFDSLGNDDEMIFEDGV
- a CDS encoding glycoside hydrolase family 88 protein, which codes for MIKKINIEEIKKREEFLYGKLLTRKEVEYALEEAKASVKRNMEYLNGKFPFSAAYNSEPFPSERDGMYPITENVEWTTGFWTGLIWLMYDWSREECFKELGMADVRSFKERVEKRIDLNHHDLGFLYSPSCVAAYQLCQSEEGKQAALQAADILMERYRENGHFIQAWGNVGDPKDYRLIIDCMLNIPLLYWKSRVTGDERYEKAAREHFITSCNNVVRDDASAYHTFYFDPETGEPVKGVTRQGYSDDSAWARGQAWGIYGIALNYRNSNIGEAFDLFKGMTNYFLNRLPQDNVCYWDLIFGDGSGQSRDSSAAAVAVCGMQEMCKYLPETDEDKEVYKYAMHTILRSLIENYANHSHKPGEALLLHGVYSWHSGKGIDVGNIWGDYYYVEALVRFLKDWKVWW
- a CDS encoding PTS sugar transporter subunit IIB, with protein sequence MTDKPNIAALRIDERLVHGQGQLWIKTLGVNTVIVANDEAANDPIQQTLMKTVIPKTIAMRFFTVQHTCDVIYKASPKQVMFIICKSAEDALKLVEGGVPVTEINVGNIHRAPGKQEISPYIALGEEDRDALRTLKEKYNVTFNTKSTPTGADTASNVDITKYL
- a CDS encoding PTS mannose/fructose/sorbose/N-acetylgalactosamine transporter subunit IIC, yielding MEITIVQAVLIGLWTGVCLSGMLLGIYTNRCLIMATGVGLILGDLPTGLAMGAVGELAFMGFGVSQGGSVPPNPMGPGIIGSIMAITMKGAGVDVATALALSFPFAVAFQFVITLVYTAMAGVSATATKALENKQFKKFRLCCNLTVWVFLVLGFVIGFAGAMSAEGLEKVISLIPTWLNTGLSVAGAMLPAIGFAMILNVMAKKELIPFVLLGYCAIAYFKLPIIGVAILGTTVALLVHFYTGKGNKSGTETEEVEVEFEDGI
- a CDS encoding PTS system mannose/fructose/sorbose family transporter subunit IID, with product MASNKLQKKDYTRASLRAYFLQNGMNYSNYQGLGYANMLYPGLRKIYDDDDQLRDALKENVEFFNTNPSMVPFIGNLHLAMLDGGANAKEVKSIKMALMGPMAGIGDSLSQFCLAPLFATIGASLAQDGLILGPAIFFLGMNITLLIIKLLMGNWGHKLGASIIEKLSSYMEQISTIAGMIGVTVISGLAVNFVKISTKLQYVAQVSETEEKIISLQEMLDAMLPNMLAVLYTGLMFYLIKKKKWSTYKLVIFTIIVGILLSVIGILG
- a CDS encoding heparinase II/III family protein, encoding MGSQIEQLKNRAKEYAKAYHEKEVKRSVHKGEMEEILRQADWLMEQKFCFCDRWDMEPCSTVYEVSPFSWDACPNGDPEWIYMLNRQEYLKKMLMAYWYTGQERYVEGMKQYILHWVRQNTKETFGSLMTRTIDTGIRCASWTPLLLHLLAKEHIKEEELFEILESMEQQFLYLYQSYVPKYRQSNWGVLQTTSILQNAAWFGECFCLEEMKRIAEWAKDELLYQLESQIYGDGSHWEQSMMYHIEVLNSVTTMLVFRKRAGVETSKRIEEILYGMYDYVMHAAGPDHFQIAQGDSDVTDIRDVMTRGAMLFEESAFKYAGYEEPDLESIWCFGMEQKEQYLKLKSKQPETLNGLYTDSGNFYYRSGWEIDSNYTYLHNGPLGSSHGHSELTHICNYYKGKAFLTDSGRYSYIEGELRNRLKSPEAHNVSVIKGCPMGVPDGSWSYAYFADSLNNYCKTIEGIHYAEMPYVMQNKQKEPAYCCRRILIFPEGIWLLSDDLRMAGTQESTMYFHLAPEVIVKEQKEREVLLENEDVRLILGAEYPLEQRQEILSRIYNENEEHTVFQAKTNWENEGVCTAWMHPENAELKDTVIIQAEGKQVATSVVAKEVWISGELSYVVIMRTHENYRGRKVFLYQNCGFYGKVVILKKTEEGFEVLRFRA